Proteins co-encoded in one Malus sylvestris chromosome 9, drMalSylv7.2, whole genome shotgun sequence genomic window:
- the LOC126633891 gene encoding uncharacterized protein LOC126633891, producing the protein MPQPSKTSHPSTSGKNVPNVVISNTNLPNVPFPRRFAQSKKEESEKDILDTFRKVQVNIPLLDAIKQVPRYAKFLKELCTTRKRISNKEVVKVSENVSAVLQRKLPPKCKDPGSFTIPCVIGNTRFEKCMLDLGASINVMPYSIYASMNLGELKQDGVIIQLADRSNAYPKGVLEDVLVQVHLDRMNDDALEIALVHGIGARNKCGGIQATHGMEFDHIAVPPYGEVFEMVAALESLPSHSGKSSLSILDSVLANKLLPSIVQPPTLELKPLPSHLKYVFLGEDQTLPVIISSSLTAQEKDKLIRVLKEHKSAIGWTLVDIKGISPTTCMHRILLEEGAKPSREAQRRLNPPMLKVVKKEVIKLLDCGVIYPIFYSRWVSPVQVVPKKSGITVVKNEEQELVPTRVVTGWRVCIDYRKLNAMTRKDHFPLPFLDQMLERLAGYKFYCFLDGYSGYNQIVIAPEDQEKTTFTCPFGTFAYRRMPFGLCNAPATFQRCMQGIVLGHIISEEGIEVDKSKVDLVRHLPSPTSVREVRSFLGHAGFYRRFIKDFSKISQPLCRLLQKEVAFEFDDACSTAFKQLKETLTSAPIITPPDWSLPFELMCDASDYAIGAVLGQRKNKQPHVIYYASRTLNDAQSKTIWKPLI; encoded by the exons ATGCCGCAGCCATCTAAGACATCCCATCCGTCCACCTCAGGTAAGAATGTTCCAAATGTTGTGATTTCGAACACTAATCTGCCCAATGTTCCTTTCCCTCGCAGATTTGCACAatcgaagaaagaagaaagcgaAAAGGACATTTTGGATACCTTTCGAAAAGTCCAAGTGAACATTCCTTTACTTGATGCTATTAAGCAAGTGCCCAGGTAcgcaaagtttttaaaagaattatgcacaactaggaaaagaatttcaaacaaagaagttgtgaaggtaagtgaaaatgtatcCGCGGTTTTGCAACGGAAGTTACCTCCAAAGTGTAAGGATCCAGGGAGCTTTACTATCCCATGCGTAATTGGAAACACTAGATTTGAAAAAtgcatgttagatttaggtgcttctattaatgttatgccatattccatttatgcatcaatGAACCTTGGTGAGTTAAAACAGGATGGCGTGATaattcaattggccgatcgttctaacgcttatcccaagggagtccttgaggatgttttagtgcag GTACATTTGGATCGAATGAACGACGATGCACTTGAAATAGCCTTAGTGCACGGCATAGGAGCaagaaacaagtgtgggggaatccAAGCAACCCACGGCATGGAATTTGACCATATTGCCGTGCCCCCTTATGGTGAAGTGTTTGAAATGGTCGCGGCCCTCGAGTCATTGCCATCACATTCTGGTAAGTCTTCACTCTCAATTTTAGATTCGGTTTTGGCTAACAAGTTACTTCCATCCattgtgcagccacctacacttgagTTGAAGCCATTACCTAGTCACttgaagtatgttttcttgggagaagatCAAACACTACCCGTCATCATATCTAGCTCACTCACGGCCCAAGAAAAAGACAAGTTGATAAGGGTGTTAAAGGAGCACAAATCTGCCATTGGATGGACCTTGGTGGATATCAAAGGCATTAGTCCCaccacgtgcatgcatcgcatcctTTTGGAGGAGGGAGCTAAGCCATCTCGGGAGGCTCAACGTCGCCTTAATCCACCCATGTTGAAAGTAGTAAAGAAGGAGGTTATAAAATTGCTTGACTGTGGTGTTATATACCCTATTTTTTATAGTCGTTGGGTGTCTCCCGTGCAggttgttccaaagaagtccgggatcacggtggtgaagaatgaagaacaaGAGCTTGTACCCACTCGTGTGGTGACCGGTTGGCGtgtttgtattgattacagGAAGTTAAATGCCAtgacaaggaaggatcactttccGTTGCCATTCCTGGaccaaatgttagaaaggttagccggttataaattttattgctttcttgatggctattccggatataaccaaattgtgatagctccggaggaccaagaaaagacaacgtTCACGTGCCCCTTTGGCACCTTTGCATACAggcgcatgccatttggtttgtgCAATGCCCCTGCGACATTTCAACGATGCATG CAAGGTATTGTTCTAGGACATATTATTTCTGAAGAaggcattgaagtggataaatctaaGGTAGACCTTgttcgtcacttaccctctccaacttcggttagagaggttcgttcgtttcttggtcacgcAGGTTTTTATAGGCGTTTCATAaaggatttctccaagattTCACAACCACTATGCCGATTGCTTCAAAAAGAGGTGGCTTTCGAGTTTGATGATGCATGCTCCACGGCATTCAAGCAATTAAAAGAAACTCTTACTTCGGCTCCCATTATCACAcctccagattggagccttccattcgAGTTGATGTGCGATGCTTCGGATTATGcgattggtgctgttttggggcaacgaaagaacaaacaacctcatgttatttattatgcctctaggacactaaatgatgctcaatcaAAGACCATTTGGAAACCATTAATTTGA